ATatatcgacaaaaaaaaatgatacaacGAATAGAAAGAACTTGATTTAGGTATGACACAAATGATATAACAGCATCCCAAAGCTCACGTTAATATAAGATGTAGCAGTTCTCCCCTTGGGTGGAATCAAATTTTGGGCCTCACTACGTGTTTCACTTTCAGCATGTCCTTGGCCAGTAGTAGGACTTGGCAGTGTTTGGTCAGGTCCGGCCGGTTCCTGTGCTGTTTCTGGCTCTCTGCCTCCCTCTTCCGGCAAACTTTCTAATTCGCGTTCTCTCTCAATTTTAGTACCTTGTGCCGGTTGTGGTTCTCTCTCACGATCACGACTTTCCATTCTACTACTTTGCCGGGGTAAAATACTTTTGGCACATGCCACCTTACCCCCTTTCTTCGGTTTTCGTTTACTTTTACGTTTAAGGCCTCTCGGTGATTTTACTGTGGATAATACATGTAATTCATAAGTGTAAAAGAACCTTATAAAATCTTGAGCTGAAAGAACTGACTTAGTTTGCAATgagtgcaattttttttttttttgcaactacacgtttctaaaaatttacttaacttaatattttatcatatttgaagaaacaaaggaaaaaaacgagaTTTATCGTGAACTTGTTAATCTGTTGAAATACTCTCCCTACACTCCAGAATATCTAAATTAAATAACTTTGAATTGCACACACTTCAACTTTTTGTTAAGATAAGCTTTTCaacaaataatcaatttacCAGTAGGACTAGTGTTTTTGCCAAGCAAACGGGGCCCTTCTAGCTTATGGTCGACGAGGTCACACCACCCGACAGGGTAAATGTCCGGACTATGACAATCGAGCCATTGATCATACTCATCCTCCCATCCATCAAAGTGTACCCTTAATAGCCTGCCAATTACCCTAGTGATTGTAGCTACGCACACCAATCGAGGATCCATTAAATCAGCAGCTTCTAGTCGCATTCCTTCAATGAATCCATGCTGTGGAATTTCctgttcaaaataaatattaggTATTAGGTTGAAGTATGCAATTTTCTGTCCTACGACAAAAATCACGAACCAAAAGCTACAACTGGTACAACATTACACATTACGAAAATTATGTAATCACAGACTAATCtaaattaaacaattaatatgACTCACGTATAAACACACATTTAGCATACATGCCAATATTGCTTTACTAAAAGTATAAGCTTACCCTATTGAAAAGTTGAACAGGTGCAGGGATATTATTAGTTTCAGCCAGGTATGCATCCCAGGTGAACGAAGTTGGATCGTACCCTTTTGGAGGTGTTAGCGGTAATCCATGTTGTGCGCAAAAACCAATTGGGAAAATACAAGGTGAACACGAGTGATAACAGAACCAATCTGCGCCGCTGGCGTCTTCGTCATAACTGTCAATTCTAATCATGATGTAATCTTCCTTTAATACTTGCATCACAGTAGCTGCACAGATAGCAGAAAGATTGAGAGGATCGATAGCCTCGATTTTCATCCCTTCACGAAACGTGTAACCTTGATGTGAATGATGATTCTTTTGTGCCAAAAAATAGCTGTCTGTTGCATCATCTTCGCACAATTGATCTAGCGAAACACGCTCCAAGTAGTCCGAGTACGCATCCAGAGTTTGTCCTACTTTCTTTGCCCATCCGACAGGATGAATCAGAGGTGAGTCTTCGTGGCACCAAAATCCGTTATCTTCCGGAGAAGAGTCGTAGTATCTGACGTGTAAACGTTTTCCTATAATTTTTTGCACTGTCGCAACTTTTACTTGTGAAATTCTATTCTTGTCCACCACTTCTAAATGAAGTCCACATCGGAATCGAGATTTCATACTATCGTTAACCTTGTTGTAAAAGTTAGTTGGCAGTGTTCTAGCGCCAGTTAATCGCCTCATTAGGAAATCCTTCCAATCTTTGTACTTGTTTGCTATTGCTGTAAAAGTAAATACGAGTCAGTTGGTATAAACTAGTTAAAGCATGCCGGTCCTACTTTACAAATAGTATAAGAACTCTGACATAACATAAAGATGTATTTTAAAACTCCGCTGGAGTAAATTCGAAGCGTCAAATTGATAGCAGCTACGTTTGTATGCTCTGGTCCAGTCGACACAGTACTGAAAATAGTGTTATATCCAGTGCCATACGTTTTCCCAATTTATTGCTTCTGCTTGCTAACTCTCCCACGTTTCTTATATTAACACTATAGTCTGTATCCTACCCTATCTCCATCCAGCCTCAGACCACTTGCTTAGCTCAGCTAATTGCTTTCCTCACTACTCTGAATtctcacaccttttctgcatcCATCAGCTTTGTCTCTAGCTTCACTCGTATTTCTACTTTCATTGTCTCTCAAGACACACTCCTGATCTTTTAcgcattttcaattataaacaATAAACTATTCAATATTGTTAAACAAACTACATTCGTCAAACAGTATCATTTATCAGTACCCTACCAACGTCTTCATCGAATCCAGACCATATTACATTATAACCACCCTTCAGGCGTATCCAGACTTTAAGCGGGAAAGAACCCAAACAAATAATATCAACATTCCATAAAGGACATAACAGGAGAAATCTCTCATTACTGAAATTcttccagtttttttttcgttggcAGATGGTGTTGCGGTTGCCAAAACCCTTGGCTGCTAGCTACTGGAGAACCTAAGTGGCAGCAACCAGTGCAGTTTATGAGTATGGTATGAAGTGACTATAAGCTTACTCAAGTGTACTAATTAAATGAATGGGCATGCGAAGAAAAGGACTGTCACATTCGAGAAGAATTATTTCGTATGATCCAAAATACGGTACGTAGTCTGCAAATATTTGACTAATGTTCGACGTgttgaatatttctaaaaCTTTTATCCATACAGCTGTATAGCCGGTTCCattatataattttgtaacaaattttatacaagTACGGCATCACAGTACTCCAACGTCAAGGTGGGAAGCGCTTTGAGTGATGAACCAGGAATATCAATCTGTTTATTAGGACttattaggaaaaaaattgattttgcaaCAATATTTGTAACTTCACAAaattaaaagaatttttataatgtTCCATCAAATTATATACTTTAGAATTATATGCTTCTGTGTTAGAATCGAATACTATCTATAATCATCAGACGACGTCCTATTATAAAACTTagaatatataatacgtattttCTTGCAATGTGTATTGTGTAGGGTGGTTCTTATTTTACTCATGTCGGAATTTCTTCACGCTCACCCCCTTAAAAGTAATCAACATATATAGAAGAAAATTTAGCTAAATCTCCAAATTTATCCGATAACTCCAACACGCCCCGTCAAGCAGTCGAATTTTTATATGGAAAAATGCATgcatttgaattgttttatGCTTGGCGGGGGATGTtagaattattgaaaaaatttggagatTTGgccaaattttcttttatatatGTTGATTACTTTTGGGGGGTGAGCGCGAAGAAATTCCGACAGGACCAAAATAAGAACCACCCTAGTATTACGAGAATGAACAACAACTGTTTTGCATTTTGTAAATCCACTTAATAACGAACGTGGAGGGTCTTCACCTAAGATAGCGCCATCAAAACGTTAAATTTATTAAGAATTATATTACAACCTGAGGCCAGTTATGAAGTTTATACCCTCCATAATACCCCGCGGTTCAGTTTCAAACTAATCGACCGTACTGCCCTCTATTGGGGAGTGATGTACTGCACAAGATATCAAAACAGATTCGAGTTTGAATTGTTGAATCGTACGGTACAAAAATACAACTATGCAGAGCTATGTCGGTACCACAAAGGTCGGTATCACGAAGGTCGGTACAAATTTCTCTTGCCCTACGTCGATCAGAAATGTTGGTGAAAGTTCAAGTTCTCAAACGGATCAATTCTGTGGAAGAAACTTGTCAAAAAGCATGTGCATTATCATAGGGAGCTAAGGAGTGCCTGGCTAGAGAAAAATGCATGATCAAATTCAGACATTACATCAATATGAGAAATAACTACTTATAGAAAGtacttgtataaaatattctttggAAAAGGATTGTTAATCACTTGGCTTTGTGATGAGTGAATTAACTCCTGACAGTGTAATTACGATTTGGATActgatataataaattttcaaactcgttTATAAATGTCCAaactttttgtaaataaataggCACAAGAGTACGAGAGAATTAAACACTGATCAATAATATCTTCGAAGTTATCAACTATTACTATCCCAATTACTTGAGTGCAATATAATAGATATGTATAAGTGGTAGTGGATATTTAGAACTCTATTCACTTACTGTTTGGTGGTATTAAGGGCTTCCCAATGGTCGCACACCAGCCCACAGGGTGGATATCGTTTGAGCACAGCGAAACCCAGAAGTCTTTGTCTGCGTTGTGACCAAACCCCTCGTACCTTAGCAGTGCTCTGTATCCAGAGATACGAAGCACAGTTGCGACCCAAAAGGAATCTGGAAATGCTTCACAAACTTCATCACAATCCGTATTTTCCACTTCAACTTTCATCCCAACTGTTATATTATCCCATATTTCGGATATTGGCGCCtagaaatatcaatttcaaacaGATTACACAACTGTAGGTCAGAACACATTTATGATACAAGTTTGATGTATAATTCATTGAACGTGCTCACAATTTAGATAACCAAATTTAGCAAAAACTAATCAATGTCACGACAAAATCATACAACCCTAGAGAAAAATTgctaaacgaaaaaaaatttctcgatttttgagttttatacaaaatattaaaTGTTGCAATGGGCATAGGATTGAATGAAATCGGCATACATGCTTAAAACAGGAAACCGGTGCAGCGCAAAATCCAGGCTCAGTGAGTTGTTGGGTCCAATCGTAAGAACCTGCCATTTCAGCCGTGCGTTTTCTCCTCACTGGAAGATCTTCTGGCATTGCAGGTTCTGCGACTACTTTGTCTTTTTCCACCTCAGCTTTCGAGTAGTCACTCGATTCCTTGTCATCTTCATCAGCAATCGTCTAAAAGTTAATAACATATTTAAATGTTGTAAGATGGTGGTGATGCATACTCTGagagtgattaaaaaaaagtagaaatgtgaaaaagatTGAAACCTAAGTGCTTTATATAGGTATCATATGAAAATACCAATATTGTGTGTCTCTAAAGGTCTGGTTGAATTATTGATATTTAAGCGGGgaaagtgttgaaaaattcttaagTTAATCGCAAAGGGGGTGAAACATTTGTAGTTG
The Neodiprion lecontei isolate iyNeoLeco1 chromosome 3, iyNeoLeco1.1, whole genome shotgun sequence DNA segment above includes these coding regions:
- the LOC107217458 gene encoding polycomb protein Sfmbt, translated to MDMQASNVYTSIPGMPELGMVWMSDMMMHGEPTHELMLDPRQPESPFFSHGSHSFDDLRNHHMGPPTMVRYLAPQFTAECSEPDEAMEAVDTQEIQNEYDPQTGPEMSEYMTIEDYMADGDREQVVTNAATQTQDNRNRKIKPIKHPGLVLKTPIAYQPHTDLNFIPIRKDGIAVCEKCGAIGVKHAFYTKERRFCSRACARSSEHTAPTADSTYSPSHPQQRTSSNPASPEDVKAIPNETIADEDDKESSDYSKAEVEKDKVVAEPAMPEDLPVRRKRTAEMAGSYDWTQQLTEPGFCAAPVSCFKHAPISEIWDNITVGMKVEVENTDCDEVCEAFPDSFWVATVLRISGYRALLRYEGFGHNADKDFWVSLCSNDIHPVGWCATIGKPLIPPNTIANKYKDWKDFLMRRLTGARTLPTNFYNKVNDSMKSRFRCGLHLEVVDKNRISQVKVATVQKIIGKRLHVRYYDSSPEDNGFWCHEDSPLIHPVGWAKKVGQTLDAYSDYLERVSLDQLCEDDATDSYFLAQKNHHSHQGYTFREGMKIEAIDPLNLSAICAATVMQVLKEDYIMIRIDSYDEDASGADWFCYHSCSPCIFPIGFCAQHGLPLTPPKGYDPTSFTWDAYLAETNNIPAPVQLFNREIPQHGFIEGMRLEAADLMDPRLVCVATITRVIGRLLRVHFDGWEDEYDQWLDCHSPDIYPVGWCDLVDHKLEGPRLLGKNTSPTVKSPRGLKRKSKRKPKKGGKVACAKSILPRQSSRMESRDREREPQPAQGTKIERERELESLPEEGGREPETAQEPAGPDQTLPSPTTGQGHAESETRSEAQNLIPPKGRTATSYINVTSANNKFIPRLADGLQKNSDFGDLVPAEWNVFDVAQFLRVNDCATYCDNFSKRKIDGNALLTLTKDQIIDLTGFKVGPSLKIFDLIQQLKIKVNPAQERLKLGLKKLL